The Lolium rigidum isolate FL_2022 chromosome 2, APGP_CSIRO_Lrig_0.1, whole genome shotgun sequence genomic interval AAAGAGAAACCATTAGGGCCAGGAGCACCTTCAGCATAAGACCCAAAAATAGCCTCTTTCACCTCTTTCTCAGAAAAATCAGCATTAAGCATATTGTTATGATCCTgagcactgttcaaaaaatcgtccgattcaatgatcggccgattaatcgctacttgatggtcaccgattagccgataaactcatttatcgcccgattaatcgcctgatttgcctattaatcgctaatctccagccgaccgagttgacaccgataagcgatttcctcaacattgaTCCTGAGAGACCATGTCCTCAGGATCCCAAAATTCATCATTAATATCAATGTCTACACAAGGCTCCTGGCACCACTCCCGGATGTTGACGGAGACACCACTCCCGGAATGTACGGCGGCACCGACGTACTCTATGGGCTCGCGTTGTTggcagcgatacacccggccagctCCTGCTGGTGCGCGCGCCGCCAAAGACTTCTTCTCCAgctgcgccgccctccgtcctttccgctccgccgtcgacatcttccggcgcagacagtcttgatgccactgatcatcggtccagctttccggcttcttcttcggagtcgGCACCTTccacggcttcgcgaacggcgccttCACCCCTTTCGtttcattgcccggcggcttcttggcccctTTATTGGCCATTTTTGGGGGctatcggcggcgccatggatggggagagggtagcggcggcgggaggaacaaCGTAGCGAtagcgggagggagaaatgaatcggctggATAGGTCAAATGTGTTGGGATGGCAGAAATATGCGGCGGGAGAGGCACCgtgtggcgggagaggcgcgatttggcgggagagggAGACGAATTTTTCCCGTGCTGCTGACGCGTCAGTCCTGCCACGCCTAGCCTCgcctttcggtgtgtccggcgtccccggagcgtcccctatggggcatggacgggctcggggcgccggacaccgtatcgagccgcgtcggacaaaaaacgggtttgggggacgcggttgggaacattttttgtccggcgcgccccaaatcccttggggtgcgcgactgaagatgctctaaggatcGGCATCCGATTTCTAGAAGACTATTTGCTTCCTTGCATAAAAGATTTAAGCATTAGTTTATAAAAAAGATTTAAACATTACACCGGGGTGTAGACGGCCGCAGACCAAACATCCATGAAAAGTCTTAAAAAAAACAATCAAAACGATAAACATGGTGTATATGCTCTCATAAGTAGGTAGAtgtagttcttgcaaatctttcgAGAGATTTAAACTTTCGGGTTTGTGAGTTAAAAAAGAAGATAACTTAATAATTACTAACCTTGACATCAGCTTTTAACTTAAAAATCGGATTATTCGGTTTGAAACCTTTGAGTTACCTAATTAAATTTGGATAATCCATACCGGTATGCTATTTGATATACCATATCATATACCGCATTTGGAACAACATTTCAAAATCGGATATACTTATTCGTTGGATTTTAAAAAATCGGATGTAGATACCTTAAAATGGATTCGACATGGATTCGATGCTGATTTCGGCGGGGAAATTAAGGAACTTTCGTCGATGcatgtgcatatatatatatacaacatTCAAGCTCGATCCCCAATGGTGACCGCAAGAATGAGCTCGATCAGTCCAAGAACGGGTAATCAGTGTACCCGACGGTATGATCGGcggcaccggcgccggcgccatagAAGGTGGCCGCGTCGCACTCGTTGAGCGGCGCGCCCAGCTCGAACCGCCTCGGCAGGTCCGGGTTCGCCAGGAACAGCCGCCCGTAGGCCACCAGGTCGGCGTACCCCTCGCCGACCGCCGCGTCGCCCTCCTCCCGCCCGTACCCGCCGCTGGCGATGAACGTGCCCCCGAACGCCTCCCTGAAGGGCAGCAGCCGCCGGGACACGCGCCGGCGCCCGTCCACCCTCGGCTCGATCATGTGGCAGTAGAGCACGCCGCGGTCGCTGAGCCGGCTCACCACGTGGAGCGCCAGCGCGTGCTCGTCGGCGGTGGCGTCAAACTGGTCCAGCCGCACGCCCACGTGGTGGCCGCCCACCTCCCGCGCCACGGCATCCACCACCTCCAGCGCGAACCGGCACCGGCTCTCCAGGCTGTTGACTCCTTGGCCTTCGTTGTCTACGAAGTAGCCGTTGGCGCCGAGGATCTCGACACCGTCGAAGCCAGCGTCGATGGCGTTCCGGGCGGCTCGTCGGAACCCATCCACGACGCCTGGCGCGTCCTCCGCGGCAACCCTTCTCGGCGACGAAAGCTCCTCGCGGCGGCCGTCGAAGCTCATCTGCGGGCTCACCTGCTGCGGCCTTTGCCGGACGACGTCGCACGCTACGTGCCAGAGCTGGCAGAAGAAGACGGCGCCCTTGGCATGCACGGCGTCCACCACGGGCCTCCACGCCTCCACGTGCTCCTGCGCCCAGATGCCGGGCACGTCGTTGAAGGAAGAAGACGGTTCCTgctcctcccgcgccgccgcagcaGGCGAGCCAGCGGCGATCCGGGTTCCCTCCGAGATGAGGAACCCGCCGGGACTTGCGCGCTGGGCGTAGTAGACGGCGGCGTGCGGCTGCGGGACACCGCCGTAGGCGCGCTGCCGCGTGAGCGGCGCCAGCACGACCCTGTGCGACAGGTCAAACAGGCCCATCTTGTACGGCGTCAGAAGAGGGATTGTGGTCTTCATGTCACCGTAGCAGACTGAGAGACAAGTGCTCCTGCTGTAAGCTATGGCCAATCTTCGGAAGGTCGGCAAATGGCGCCGCAGCACGCTACGCTACGCAACTTGTTGAAAAGATATTCTACTTCAGACAATCTCATCTTTCTTTTCTCAGGCTGTGACGTTGTACTTGATCCACAAAAGATATCGATGTGACTCCTGCGTTTGTTTGTTTGGCTTGAACAGGACACACGCCACACCCACACGGCCCTTCTTGTTATTCTCTGATGAAAACAAGATTATCCAACTACGCAGTGTATGGCACTTGTACGATAGCGAAAAAAAGGCAAGCTCCACACGGCAAGCAACTGCAGACTAGCGTGTGGCATTTGTACATTTGCCAGGTGTGTATTACGAGTTCCTCATCATCCGTGGATGACAGCGTGCCGTGAGCTATGACTGTCGGATGGCCGGGACGGAGAGGAGGGGAGGCCACCATGCTCCCGATCGCTGGCAAGCTCCTTCCCAAATACAGCCATGGGGTCGATTTCCTTTCTATTTCTCTCCCGATCTGTCTCACCAAAGCAAGGAGAACAATCCTTCTTTGTCCTGCTCGCGCTGCCTGCGCCTAGATGCGGGAGAAAGGACGGCGAGCTAGTAGAGTCTTCCATCGACTCTACTGACCTTCGGCGACACTAGCATTCTGTTCATCAACGGCCTTTAATACACGCGGCAACCGGAAAATCTTGCTCGTATCTGGCATGCACTAACAAAAGTAGACAAATTATGTTGCTTAAACATGCATCTGCATGTGAAGCTGACCCATCTAATTGATTCTGAAAAAGCATGCGACTAGGGGCTAATACATGAGCTTTGGAACTGTTTGAATTTCAATGGAGGTGGGGGAAATTGGACGGGAAGAAATCTGGGTTCAATCGCTCAAGGCCTCTCAAATTTGTTAACACCGATGACTAAGATGCATGCAGTGTGCCATAGATTGTTGATATGGCACTTCCTTAATTGAGCGGGATTGAATTGTAGACAACGGGATGTTCCACTACGGGTCTGGGGGGAGGGGGAGAACACGACGCTACGGATCGCTTAATTAGGTGTGGCCAGCCGCCGGCGGGATCCTACATGATACATTCATCTCATAGACGACTCCACGGTGTGCCATGCATCTTCCATTCACAAGTCTATGCCGTTTCTCTTTCTCTCCCGATCTATGTCGCCAAAGCACTCCACAATGTGACATTTTCCACGGGAGGGGAGACCAGGATGCTATGGAGATTACTTAGGTGGCCGGCCGCCCAACGAGCTCCTTCTGCGATCCATCCATCATGTAGACTCCACGGCGTGCCATCTTTCATTCACCCCCTCGGCCAGCCATCTCTCATCCCACATGGCGGGGA includes:
- the LOC124689069 gene encoding 12-oxophytodienoate reductase 2-like, whose amino-acid sequence is MKTTIPLLTPYKMGLFDLSHRVVLAPLTRQRAYGGVPQPHAAVYYAQRASPGGFLISEGTRIAAGSPAAAAREEQEPSSSFNDVPGIWAQEHVEAWRPVVDAVHAKGAVFFCQLWHVACDVVRQRPQQVSPQMSFDGRREELSSPRRVAAEDAPGVVDGFRRAARNAIDAGFDGVEILGANGYFVDNEGQGVNSLESRCRFALEVVDAVAREVGGHHVGVRLDQFDATADEHALALHVVSRLSDRGVLYCHMIEPRVDGRRRVSRRLLPFREAFGGTFIASGGYGREEGDAAVGEGYADLVAYGRLFLANPDLPRRFELGAPLNECDAATFYGAGAGAADHTVGYTDYPFLD